The DNA sequence CGGGGCGGCACTGGGCTCAGTGCGGATGCCGACGAGGCGCGCCAGCAGATCCTCGGCGCTGCTGAAGAGGTGATTCTGCGATACGGCGTCGACAAGACCACGATGGACGACATCGCCAAGGCGGTGGGAATTTCACGCCCTACCGTGTATCGCTATTTCGTTGACCGCGACTCACTGTTGAGCGCGCTCATCGAGCGTCGATCGCGAATGCTGTTCGAACGCGCTCGTAGCTTTATTGGCAGCCATGAGACATTTGCCGAGCAACTCGTCGAGGGGTTGATCTATCTTGTCGATCACGGCCGCAAGGATCCGATCGTCCGAATCCTGGTCAGTCCGGAACGGATGGAATTGGCCAACACGCTGGTGGGTGGCGCCGGGCTCGCGTCCGCACTGACCGGTGAGATGTGGGCACCGATCCTGGAGAAGGCAGTTGAGCGGGGCGAGATTCGTGCAGACCTCGAGATGGCTGATGTAGCGGAGTGGTTGGCCCTCGTCCAGTTGATCCTCGTCGGTCGTCTCGATTTCGTCCGATCCGACGACCCCGGGCACCGCGCCATGCTGCGGTCGTTCGTGCTACCGGCCTTCCTGCCCGCCGGAGTCAGCGCTCCTGCGGGGCCGTGACTGACTGGCCGCGGAGTGGCTCTCAGCCGCCGGCCTAACCCGACGGCGTCAACATCGTCTGCCACGTCTTGTGCTCCGGGGCGTCCTGTCCGAGATCGCTCTGGACGTAGGTCTTGCCATCAGGACCCACATAAGACCCGGTCGCCGGATCGTACGGTACGGCGGCCATGGGCTGCGGGGCCGCCGGCGTCGTAGCTGTGTCGGGCGTGGTCCCGATGTGCGGCTGGGGAATCGGCTGTCCCGACAATGTCGCATTCGGGTCGCCCTTCCAGTTGTCGCCGTCGTTGAGTGGCACGTACTGCTCGTCGCTCTCGCACATCTTCGCTGTGGGAGCGCGCTTTCCGGGCTTGGTCGGGCACGGGGTGTTCTTCACACCGCGGACGCCGAATGTCGCGTCCTGTGATGTCCGGCAGTACAAGTCACCCGCGGGACGCGCGGGAAAGTCGAGCTGGTCCGGTGTGCGCTGCTGCTGGGTGGGCAGATATCCCGTGGTGCAGGCCGGTGGCACGTTGATATTGAGATTGAAGCTCAGGTAGAGGCCGCGCAGCTTCTGCTCGGTGTTGAGGTTCGGCACGGCGAGCGCAGCTTCGACGGCCAGGCTCTGCGGAACCAGAACCAGGAGCTGTTCCACACTCGCGTTGTACGTCACGGCGACGTCGGCGATCCCGGCGAGATTGGCCAGGATTGTCGGCAGGGTGGGGTTGAGCTTGTCGAACAGCTGCTGTGCCGCAGTGGCAGCTGGACCGGCGTTGTCGATCAGGCCGGCCACGGCGCTGTCTTGGGTCTTGAGCTGGGTGGTGATGTCGGCGAGCTGGGCGGCCCACGCGTCGATGGCCGGGGCGGTGTCGGATTGACTGTCCAGAACCGGCTTCGCCCCGTCGATCAGCGAGGTGATCGAGTCGAGGTTCTGGTGAGCATCGATGGCCAGGGCTGTCGACCCTTTGACGATCCGGGACAGCTCGGGTCCCAAACCGCCTACCGCCGTGTAACTCTCGTTGACCACGGTGTTCAGCGCGTCGCCGGGGATGGCTTCCAGTCCGGTATTCGCCGAGTCGAGCAGGCTGTTGATGTCGGGCGGAACCGAGGTGTCCGCCATCGGTATCACGTCACCGTCTTTCAGGGGAGCGCCATTGGGGCTGCGCGGGATGAGCGCGACGTACTGCTCGCCGACCGCCGAGACGCTGTGTACCTCGGCCTTGACATCAGAGGGAATGTCGATCCCCGACTTCAGCGACAATGTGGCCGCCACGCCCTTGGGGGTGACTTTCACAGTGTCGATGCGGCCGACCTCGACACCGCGATAGGTCACATTGCCACTGGCGTAGAGCCCGCCGGATCGGGGCAGTTCCACAGTGACGGTGTAGCGGCCGACCCCGAACAGCAGCACCGGGAGTCTGATGTAGCCGAACACCATGATCAGTGCGGCGATCAGGCTGACGAAACTGAAGACGGCAAGCTGGATCTTGATGCCTCTGGACAGGTGCATCTACGGTCCTTGGTCGAGGTGGTAGGGAACTATCAGGGGGTTGGCGGCGGTGTACGGACTTGGCATCTGTCCGATGGTTCGCCCCCACTGCATTTCGAGCTCGGTGAGGTTGCCCTCCCAGCGGGTGCCGGTGAAGAGCGACGCGTCGATCCGACTCAGCGTCAGGTCGATGATGGCGGTCAGGTTCGCGTAGTCGCCGCGGAACCACTTGAGCAGGTTCTCTTTCGGCCACGGGTAGGTGGCCAGTAGACCCAGCGACTGGGTCATGTCGGGTCCCGCGTCCGCCAGCGATTTGAGCACGGGCGCGATGTTGCGCAGGTTAGCCACCAAGCTGTCCCGGGTCTGATGGCTCAGGTCGGCTGCTATGGCACTGAACTTGCCGAATGTGTCGACCGCCTCGATCAGCTTGTCACGCTGCCTGCTCAGTTCGGCGATCGCATTCGGAATGGTCTTGAGTGCTGTGTCGAGCACCGGCTTCTGGTCCGCGATCTGCCCGACCAGACTGTTGAGACTGGTGTTGGCCTCGATGATGTCGGTGGATTGGTCGTTGAGCTTGCCGATGAAGATGTTGAGCTGGTCGATGAAGCTGCGAAGATCGGCTTCTCGACCGGTGAAGGCGGTGGCGAATGCCTTGGTGATGTCCTGGAGTTGACCGATGCCGCCACCGTTCAACAGCAGCGACAGCGACCCCAGGGTTTGTTCCGTGGTGGGATAGGCGCCTGATGCGGACAGCGGTATCAGCGATCCCTGGTGCAGGTGTCCGCGGGGCGGTTGATCGGTCGGCGCCGCGAGCTCGACGTGCAGGGTGCCCAGCAAGCTCGTCATACCGACCTTGGCGGTGGCGTTCTCCGGCAGGTCGACGTCACCGTTGAGCCGCATGGTGACCAGGGCGTGCCAGCCTTGCCGCTCGATGTCGGTGATATGCCCGACGGTGACGTCGCCGACCCGAACACGTTGGTTGCGTTGGATATTGGTGACGTCGGGCATCTGGGCCCGCACCTCGAACGAGCCGGGGCCGTTCCCTTCCGTGCCGGGCAGCGGTAGTGAGTTGGCGCCCTCCCAGTGCGCGCAGCCGGATGTGGTGCCGGCCAGCGCCGCGATCACGACGGTGCCGACCATGGTGACGATGGTGCGCTTCACGATCCACCTGCCGGCGGGGTCATCAAGCCGCTCAGGCCTGCGTCGGGGTTCGTCGGCACCGCTTCGGCCGGAAGCGGGGGTGGCGGGGCCGCACCGGGAGACGGAGTGGACGACCCGGGTGTTTCGGCCGGAACCGGAGCAGGTGCGGGCCGATAGTCGGGCCGCAGCCAATCCTCGCTGTAGGTCAGCTCGTTGGGGCGAGCTGAGGCACCGACGAACGGGTTCGCGCCGAACGGCAGGAAGTTGTACTGCCTGTTCTTGACGATCGGAGCGAGGTATTGCACGCACAGCTTGGCGGACTGCTCGGCGTTGAGCCGGGAAGCGGCTTGTATCGCGCCGCAGAGGAAGGACACCGGATTGGCGAAGTTGTTCAAAGCCAGAACGCCGGTCAGGGCGTTCTGGGCGGGCTGATAGATGTTGAGGAAGTTCTGGATCGTGGTCGGGCCGATGTGCAGGAACTGCTCGATCTCGTCGTGGCTTTCACCCAGGGCAGCAGCCACCCCGGCCAACTGCTCGGATGTGGTTCCGATCGCCTCGGTGTTCTCGGTGAGGAAGGCGCGGACATCCCGTACCGCGACATTGAGGTCGGCCATCGCTTGGCCGATCTCGTTGGGAGAGTTGGCGAACAGGCCGGTGACTGTCGCGAGGTTGCCATTGAGCATTCGCATCACATCGGTACTCGACTGAAGCGCCGTGACGAGCGTCGAGAGACTCTTGACCGTGCCGAAGATGTCCTTGCTGTGATCGCCGAGAGCGGAGAACGCCTCGGACATCTTGATGACGGCCTGGCGGATCTCAGCGCCCTGGCCCCGCAGATTGTCCGCAGTGGTGTTGATGAAGGCCCCCAAGGGGCTCACACCGCCCGCCGCGCTGGGCTGCAGTGTCTGCGTGAGCTTTTCGAGTTGCTCGCGCAGATCATCCCACTCGACCGGAACGATGGTGCGGTTCAGCGGAATCACCGCTCCGGTCTTGATGACCGGACCGCCGGTGTAGGCGGGCGTCAGTTGGATGGCCCGTGCGGTCACCAGCGACGGTGCCAGGATCGCCGCGTGGACGTCTTCGGGCACCCTGTACTTCTTGTTCACCCAGAACGCGATCTTCACGCCCTGCGGCTGCGGCTGGATGGACTCGATCTTGCCGACCGGGACGCCGAGGATCCGGATCTCGTCGCCCGGAAAGATGCCGTTGCTGTTGTCGAAATAGGCGGTGAGGTGGAGTCGGTTCGCCGACAACGTGGATCTGACCAGCATTGCGGCGCCGGCGATCAACGCCAGAACCAGCGGGACCGCTATCAGTAGTTTGGCCGTGCGCCGCGTCATGGCTGCTCCGGTTCGACGAGGACGGGCTGGGGCGTCGGGTCAGGTGCAGAGACCGCGGGCGGACCCGGGGGAGGACCACCGGGCGGCGGAGCGGGCAGCGGCGGGCGGTATGGGTAGCGCGGGTCACCCGGGTTACCGGTGATGGCTTCCGGGAGTGACGTATTCGGCTCGCCGCCCTGGCCGGTGCGCGGGAATGGCATCGGCAGCGGCGGTGTTCCGGGCTGGCCGACCTGTGGGTCGCTCAGCTGTGAGGGCAGCTTCACGTTCGGGTCCAGCCCGAGATCGGAGAATGCCGCGTCGACGAAGGGCTGAACGAATTGTCCGGGAAGCAGATTGGCGAGGTATGCCTTGAAGAACGGGCCTGACGACAAGGTCTCGCCGAAGGACATCGCATAGGCGTTCAACAGTTTCAGCGACTCCGTCAGATTCGCCCGGTACTTGTTGACCAGAGCCAAGACGCCGTTGAGCTTGTCGAGTGCGGGCTTGAGTTTGCCGCTGTTATCGGCAACGAAGCCGGACAGCTGACGGGAAACTGCTGACAGGTGACCGGCGATCGCGTCCAGCGAGCCGCTCTGGCTCTGCAGGCTACTCAACAGAGTGTTGGTGTCGTTGACCAAGCCGGCGATATCGGAACTGCGTTGTGACAGAACACCAGTCGCCTTCTCGGCGTTGGCGAGCAGGCTGCGCAGCTCTTGGTCGCGTTTGCCCAGGGTATCGGAGAACTTCGCGACACCGGCTACCGCCACCTGGAGATCGGGCGGGGTGTCCTTGAACGTCGCGGCAAGGGTGGACAGGGAGTCGGACAACTGGTTGGTGTCCAACCCGCTGATCGCCGAGGCGACGTCGCCGAGGGCGTCGGGAAGTTGGTAGGGCGGAGTGGTTCGATCCACCGGGATGGGACCGTCAAGCCTGCCTTGGCCGCGGGGCCTGATCTCGAGGATCTTCGATCCCAGCAGTGTCCTCGTCTTGATGGCCGCTTCGGTGCGGTCGCCAAGCGGCATGTCCTTGTCCACGTCGAAGGTGACCAGGACACGGTTCCCATCGAGATCGAGGTCGGTGACCTGACCGACCTTGAAACCCGAGACCTGTACCGGGGCGCCCACCGCCAGGCCGCCCGCTTCACTGAAGTACGCAGAGTAGGTTTTGCCGTTGTCGAAGAACGGCAGGTTCTTGTATTGCAGCGCGCCGACCACGAGGGCTGCGGCCACGGCGATGCCGATGACACCAACGATCACCGGATTGCGCTCGGAGATCATCTTCACTTCGGCGTGCACCTCCCGGTGTCTTGGCCGGCGAGCTTGACGTACACGGGTTGGCCGCCTTTGCCATTCACCTTGAGGAACAGATCGCACAGGTAGAAGCTGAAGAAGTCGCCATAGATGCCTTGCCGGGCCAGCGCGCGGTAGGCGTCGGGCAGAGTGGCCAATGTGTGATCGAGGAAGGCGTAATCGGCCATCGCCAACCCCGCCACCCGGTCGGTCTGCTGGACAGTGTCGTGCAGGGCCGGACGGGCTGCGGCCATCAGATCGGCGATCGACGCTGCGGCGGCGTCGGTGTAAGCCAGACCGTTGGTGATGTCGTCGCGGCGGGCGGACAACCCCTTGACCAGTTCCGACACCGACGAGATCGCCGTGGTGAACTGCTTGTTCTGATCGGCCAGCGAGCCGAGCACGACGTTGAGATTGTGGATGACCTGACCGATGAGGTCGTCACGGTCGGACAGCGTGCTGGTGAACTGCGCGGTCTGGCTCAGGAACGAACTGATCGTGCCGCCTTGTCCCTGGAACACCTGGATCAGTTGGCCGGTAAGGGCATTGACCTGTTCGGGGTCGAGCGCCCGGAACAACGGCCGGAATCCGCCGATGAGCGCGTCGAGGTCGACAGAGGGCTCGGTCTGGCTGACCGGGATGGTCTGCCCGGGCATCAGGCGCTTGGCATCACCGGCACCTTCTTGAAGTTCAAGATAACGATCGCCGATCGGGTTGTCCCAGCGGATGATCGCCCGCGAACCGTGCGTCAGGACGACTGACTGATCGGTGGTGAAGTCGACGGTGACGATGGTGTCGGGACGAATGGCGATATTGCTGACCTTGCCGACTTCGACGCCAGCGATCCGGACGAAGTCGCCCGATTTCAGGCCGGTGATGTCGGTGAACTCGGCTCGATAGGTGTTCTCGTCCTGGAATCGAAGCTGCGCGAAGATCGCGAAGATCGCGAAAATGCCCAGGAGGCAGACCATCACGAAGATGGCGAGCCGCCACACCGCGCCTGCCAGGTTGTCTCGCACCGCAAGTCTCCTTGTGTGAGCTTTCGTCTCGGTCGGCTCAGGGGCCTGGGGGATAGAGGGGTGTGCCGTCGGGACCGTAGAGCGGGGCGCCGTACGGCGGTGCTCCTGGGTAGGGCACCGGGCCGATGGCCGGTGGTCCGTCGCCGTGGGCCTTGGGCGACTCAGGCACACCTTTGGTGATCGGGAACCAGTTGTACAACCATGGATGGCCGATTCCGGGGTTGGGCCGCCAGTCCAGCCCGGTGCCCCAACCGGTGTTCGTCACCAATTGGCGGACCGGGAAGTTTTTGCTCGGGTCGGGCAGCGATCCGCACGACGGCTTTCCGCCGGGTCCGCCCTTGGCTGCCACGATGGGCAGATTGTCGGGGTACTTGTACGGGTCGTCGCCGGGCAGCAGGGCAGCGTCCAGGATGACCGACTTGCCGTTACCGCCCATTGCCACGTTGCCGCCGTTCTTCATGAACCAATTGGCACCCTGCAGGGCGCAGGTGAACGTCGGGTCGTATTTGTGCAGCAGATCCGTCGTGGGCACCAGGGCACCCATCAGATGGATGAGGTCATTGGCATTGCGGCCCAGGACATTTGTACCGGTCTGAGCCAACCCGATGGTGCCGAGCAGGGCCGCATCCAGTTGCGCGGCATGGTCGGTGATCGTCGTGCTGGTCGCCGACGCTGAATCCAGGATCTTCATGAGGTCCGGCGCGGCGCTGCCGTAGGCGTCGGAGAATCCCTTGAGTGCCCGCCAGTCCGCGGCGACGGTATCCATACGCGGATTGATCGCGAGCAGAACCTGGTTGGCGTCGACGGTGGCCTCACCGATGCGCTCACCTTGCCCGCGCACCCCGTCGGCCAGTGCGGTGAGGGTGGAGTTGAGCTTCATCGGGTCCAGCTTCGAAATGAACCGGCTCAGGTTCTCGAAGACAGTATTGACCTCGGTGCTGACATTGCGTGAG is a window from the Mycolicibacterium anyangense genome containing:
- a CDS encoding MCE family protein, whose product is MFDDRMDMRIKPAWWTAIFLALVVGLVFMTIALFTGAFRDFVPVTLTSERSGLILESGGKVKLRGVQVGRVASVTGTGRNVTVLLNIFPDAAADIPQNVGAQIKATTAFGAKYVDLIYPDNPSPQHIAPGTVLVSRNVSTEVNTVFENLSRFISKLDPMKLNSTLTALADGVRGQGERIGEATVDANQVLLAINPRMDTVAADWRALKGFSDAYGSAAPDLMKILDSASATSTTITDHAAQLDAALLGTIGLAQTGTNVLGRNANDLIHLMGALVPTTDLLHKYDPTFTCALQGANWFMKNGGNVAMGGNGKSVILDAALLPGDDPYKYPDNLPIVAAKGGPGGKPSCGSLPDPSKNFPVRQLVTNTGWGTGLDWRPNPGIGHPWLYNWFPITKGVPESPKAHGDGPPAIGPVPYPGAPPYGAPLYGPDGTPLYPPGP
- a CDS encoding MCE family protein, with translation MRDNLAGAVWRLAIFVMVCLLGIFAIFAIFAQLRFQDENTYRAEFTDITGLKSGDFVRIAGVEVGKVSNIAIRPDTIVTVDFTTDQSVVLTHGSRAIIRWDNPIGDRYLELQEGAGDAKRLMPGQTIPVSQTEPSVDLDALIGGFRPLFRALDPEQVNALTGQLIQVFQGQGGTISSFLSQTAQFTSTLSDRDDLIGQVIHNLNVVLGSLADQNKQFTTAISSVSELVKGLSARRDDITNGLAYTDAAAASIADLMAAARPALHDTVQQTDRVAGLAMADYAFLDHTLATLPDAYRALARQGIYGDFFSFYLCDLFLKVNGKGGQPVYVKLAGQDTGRCTPK
- a CDS encoding MCE family protein produces the protein MHLSRGIKIQLAVFSFVSLIAALIMVFGYIRLPVLLFGVGRYTVTVELPRSGGLYASGNVTYRGVEVGRIDTVKVTPKGVAATLSLKSGIDIPSDVKAEVHSVSAVGEQYVALIPRSPNGAPLKDGDVIPMADTSVPPDINSLLDSANTGLEAIPGDALNTVVNESYTAVGGLGPELSRIVKGSTALAIDAHQNLDSITSLIDGAKPVLDSQSDTAPAIDAWAAQLADITTQLKTQDSAVAGLIDNAGPAATAAQQLFDKLNPTLPTILANLAGIADVAVTYNASVEQLLVLVPQSLAVEAALAVPNLNTEQKLRGLYLSFNLNINVPPACTTGYLPTQQQRTPDQLDFPARPAGDLYCRTSQDATFGVRGVKNTPCPTKPGKRAPTAKMCESDEQYVPLNDGDNWKGDPNATLSGQPIPQPHIGTTPDTATTPAAPQPMAAVPYDPATGSYVGPDGKTYVQSDLGQDAPEHKTWQTMLTPSG
- a CDS encoding MCE family protein, with protein sequence MVGTVVIAALAGTTSGCAHWEGANSLPLPGTEGNGPGSFEVRAQMPDVTNIQRNQRVRVGDVTVGHITDIERQGWHALVTMRLNGDVDLPENATAKVGMTSLLGTLHVELAAPTDQPPRGHLHQGSLIPLSASGAYPTTEQTLGSLSLLLNGGGIGQLQDITKAFATAFTGREADLRSFIDQLNIFIGKLNDQSTDIIEANTSLNSLVGQIADQKPVLDTALKTIPNAIAELSRQRDKLIEAVDTFGKFSAIAADLSHQTRDSLVANLRNIAPVLKSLADAGPDMTQSLGLLATYPWPKENLLKWFRGDYANLTAIIDLTLSRIDASLFTGTRWEGNLTELEMQWGRTIGQMPSPYTAANPLIVPYHLDQGP
- a CDS encoding MCE family protein, encoding MKMISERNPVIVGVIGIAVAAALVVGALQYKNLPFFDNGKTYSAYFSEAGGLAVGAPVQVSGFKVGQVTDLDLDGNRVLVTFDVDKDMPLGDRTEAAIKTRTLLGSKILEIRPRGQGRLDGPIPVDRTTPPYQLPDALGDVASAISGLDTNQLSDSLSTLAATFKDTPPDLQVAVAGVAKFSDTLGKRDQELRSLLANAEKATGVLSQRSSDIAGLVNDTNTLLSSLQSQSGSLDAIAGHLSAVSRQLSGFVADNSGKLKPALDKLNGVLALVNKYRANLTESLKLLNAYAMSFGETLSSGPFFKAYLANLLPGQFVQPFVDAAFSDLGLDPNVKLPSQLSDPQVGQPGTPPLPMPFPRTGQGGEPNTSLPEAITGNPGDPRYPYRPPLPAPPPGGPPPGPPAVSAPDPTPQPVLVEPEQP
- a CDS encoding TetR/AcrR family transcriptional regulator, with the translated sequence MARRRGGTGLSADADEARQQILGAAEEVILRYGVDKTTMDDIAKAVGISRPTVYRYFVDRDSLLSALIERRSRMLFERARSFIGSHETFAEQLVEGLIYLVDHGRKDPIVRILVSPERMELANTLVGGAGLASALTGEMWAPILEKAVERGEIRADLEMADVAEWLALVQLILVGRLDFVRSDDPGHRAMLRSFVLPAFLPAGVSAPAGP
- a CDS encoding MCE family protein: MTRRTAKLLIAVPLVLALIAGAAMLVRSTLSANRLHLTAYFDNSNGIFPGDEIRILGVPVGKIESIQPQPQGVKIAFWVNKKYRVPEDVHAAILAPSLVTARAIQLTPAYTGGPVIKTGAVIPLNRTIVPVEWDDLREQLEKLTQTLQPSAAGGVSPLGAFINTTADNLRGQGAEIRQAVIKMSEAFSALGDHSKDIFGTVKSLSTLVTALQSSTDVMRMLNGNLATVTGLFANSPNEIGQAMADLNVAVRDVRAFLTENTEAIGTTSEQLAGVAAALGESHDEIEQFLHIGPTTIQNFLNIYQPAQNALTGVLALNNFANPVSFLCGAIQAASRLNAEQSAKLCVQYLAPIVKNRQYNFLPFGANPFVGASARPNELTYSEDWLRPDYRPAPAPVPAETPGSSTPSPGAAPPPPLPAEAVPTNPDAGLSGLMTPPAGGS